Within the Miscanthus floridulus cultivar M001 chromosome 17, ASM1932011v1, whole genome shotgun sequence genome, the region GACAAGTGGACTCAGACTGTAAACTTGTAAACGTTTACGCATGTTTCTCTCTTAGAACTGCACTCTCCTCTCTCTTTTTTCACCGTCAAATTTCCTACCCGCCCTACCCGCCCACCCTGCCCCACCGTCTACGCAGGAAACTTgggccatgttcgcttgtcttataatccgtacttttcaacttgttttttcagccggagcaatgtttttctctcacaacaaatcagtcggaacagtgtttcagcttcttttttcagcgaagcgaacgaggccTTGTATCACCCGCGTCTGTCTCCCCTCCCCTCTGCCGCACGAGATGGCTATATCTATGTGggcccgtttggccgggctcccacGTGCTCCGGCTCCTACGCTGTAGCGATACTGTAGCCGGAGCCATGGGAGTtagaaaaacgagcttctccggcttagtggtgtcagtgagagaggaatggaggagagagaaaaacagaTTACATAGCCACTGCGAAACGACCGCGTCACAATAGGAAAGCGGAGGAGCTAATCCCATGCCAGTGTGGCATGCACACAGGGAACACGCGTGGTCTTGTTGTACATGCCTCACTTCACAAGTTCCCTAGCGGGTGGCAGTGTTTCTCCAAGCTCGATGATGGCCATCATAAGGAACTACAGTTCACCCCATCGACTCCTAAGATAACAGTATGTGGTGGTTCAGTCTCTATATATTCAAGAGAAATGTCAGCAACTCCTGTGTAAGAAGCTTATTAATTTAAGTTATAATAGGATAATTTCTATGCGTCAACATTCAATTATTAGAATTAATATATACTGTTTAATAATTATCAATATTTTTAGAGGTGAGCTGTGTCGTTTTCCATCCAGTGAGGTGAATAATGTACAAGGGATAATAAGTAATAATAAGATGATTTTCAGATATAAAGAACTTGGACACGGGGGACTTAGACACCAACATGCTAAGGAGAAGTATGCTACATTTCTTAATGATAAGAAAGAGATATCTCGGGCTACAAGTCGTAAATGTCAATATAATCGTTGAGCTTGTATGACAGCAAACTTCCACGGTTCGTTGTGTTCTTCCTTAATCCTATAGTTTTGTTTACGTCTACAAATATATTGTTTAATATAATAATGTAATAAATTATTGAATCATGCTTTAATTTTAATCAATGTATTGTTTGTTATTAAGGGAAGTTGGACTTATATATATGataacatatatatgtatatctatATCGTCTTGGAATTTGGATTTGTCAAAGtctggccatgaatttggtgggGGTAAAATTGATAACTCATAGTGAAACTAATATAATAGGATGTCACTTATCATAGCTATAAACATGTGCATGCCGCACATGCATTGCCACTGGTTAAAATAATAGCCACTCATGGTATCActgagttagcatttttcaaaaggTTCTCTTGCTTCCTTACTACACCACTAGACCTAACACATATACATTGTTAGTCCTCATAGTCAAGGAATTTTCCTTTTTATAGTACGAAGGAGATTATTGATcagttttgttttattttttaataaGACCGATGAAACCAATATTTAGTGGTTGAGTGCAAAACTAATGCACATGCATGAATAAAATTCCTTTTTTTCTGAGAAAAAGTGATCGTCCTCTACCGTATACGGAGTAGACTATAGCCAGGCCACACTTCTATATTTTATTTTCCTTACCCTACTCAGAATCCAAGAGTAGCAAGCAATGGCCTAGTACTAATGCAAAAGGCAATCCTCTGTCCTCTTAAGAACATGCCTGTACTGACCGGTGCCCACTAGACATCAGGTGgagatatttaaaaaaaaaactaagccATTCTTGTTACCGCAAGGAGAAGCGTGGGTCCAGCAGGGTCAGAGTTAATTAATTGTTTGCCTTGCTAGCCTCGAGCTGTTCTTCGGTCCCCTCGGCGCGGCTAGATAGCGAAGTGGACGACTGGTGCAGTGGACAGTGGTGTTCGGGTGGTTCTCGGAGGAAAAAAACAATCGGCCTGTTCGGCAGTCTGAATCTGATTTATAAGTCTTGACTTATtagttaataaataatatttttctctcacactaaattagTCAGCAGtatttttagtcatggcttataagccaatccagtcaaaacgaacaggctgaattgTGCCCTTGGCTGGTCCAACAGCTAGCAACAGCCCGGCAAAGGTGAACCGTTGGCGGGAGATGAACTGTCATGCTGCTGAGATCGGAGATCCAGGGCATGGTCGGATACCTAGGAACGAACCACCTTCTCCTTCACTTTGTCTGTGTGCTAGCGACTGCTCTCATCACAATTTCTCCTACCCACTCTCGCTTCATGTGCACCTACTTGTAGtttagagcaactccagcaaGACCTCTGCTTAAACCTCCATATCTAAATATGGGACTCATGCCGACTCATGCCAAAATACGAGCTCCAGCGAGGCTCCCTAGCAGGGTCCCGAAATATGAGTGGGCACCCAAATCCTCAACTGAGACCACATTCATGTTGGGTCACCCCTAACCCCCATCCAGCTTTTACGTCGGTTTCCACTCCCCCGCTCGTACGGATCCGCCTGCGCTCGCTCTATTCTTCTACCCGGTGGCCTTCCTTGCTCCTTCCCCGACGGCTCCCATGCCCCGCCATGCGAGCGCTGCTATGCCGCGAGAGTGCGCTGCCCAGCCGCGCGAGCACGCTCCCCTGCAGGCAcgaagaaggaggtccgaggcgggCCTTGACCCACGCGGCTCCCAGCGGCACACCTCGCGACGGCCGCAGCTCCCGGTAGCGCACCTCCGGCTCCCTCCGGCATGGATCCCGcggctccctctctctcctccggATTCTTGACTCCTCGGGCATGCGGGTGGGTGCGATGGACGCCGACGCTCTGCTCTCCCTGCCCCAGGAGGTCCTCAACGAGGTCCTCACCCGCCTCAACCTCCACTGCGGCATCCACACCTCTGCACTCTGCTGCACTTGGCGCCGTCGCTGGGAGATGGTCCCCTCCATCGACATCTCCATCCGTTCAGGCAAGCAGGCACTCTGGACTGTCCCTGTATAGtatagaggaagaagaaagagaaaggagGAAAAGAGAATGGCGATTGGGTCCCATTTGTCATTGTCTAGTGAAATAGATTTGGGGGCCTAAATTTGAGTGTTGCTGTTGGAGTAGACACATAAAACTGAGCCAACAAAAATGAGAGGGGGCACCCACATCAGATTTGGAGATTTGGGGGCCCTGATTTGGGTGCccctgctggagttgctcttagactCGTTTGGTAGAACCTAAATTCTCTAGAAATATTTCATCttcatattttcttaaaaaacgTTTCAAGTGATGAGTTGAAATCACTTTACGGAACCATTTGGTAAGTAGGCTCGATTCTGATTCAAAAGAAaatgttttataaaaaaatatataaaaaactagAACTTTTTTGTAGACCAAGAATAACTTGATTACAACCCATTTTAATTTGTTTCACTAAAAAAGAATAGCAAGAAAAAATATTGTCGCTAGTGTATGGGAAAGACCAGAAATAGAATCTAGAGAAAACCGGTCTAGAGTTGTTTCATTCGTCCCACCAAAAAACGTAGAATCAGGAGAAACATTTAGCAGATAGGCCGTTTGATGCAAATTCTGCTAAGAGGCCGCTCGGCTTCACTCCATGAGATTCAGACAAAAGCATCAGCAAAAAATGTTGCCCCAACAGCCCAACCTACTCTACATTAGAAGTGCTCTCCCTCTTCTCTACGACTTGCGGAGCGGGTGGGAAGAAAAAACGCACCCTCTGACGTGTTCCTCTTTGACGCTTCTTTCATCGCAGGCTTCATCATTGTACAAAAACATTTCCTTCACGTCGCGTTATTTCGCTTTCTCTGTCACTTGTGGTTGTCTCCGCCAAGTCGCTTCGTCGTCGACCTAGAGTTCGAGCCAGTGAGAAACCTACCAGACACTCACTGTTGATTGAAGAGAGTGGAGTTGGAACTACTAGGAGCGGGAGCCAAAGTTAGGGGGTACGCGCATAAGGCTACCAAATAGGCCCTACTACGACTGTAGTTCATACTCTCTACTTTGTAGCAAGAGAAATAGACAGTATTTTGCAACATCACAAGTAGTTCATTGGACATATGTCTGGTCCATCTTAAAAAAGAAATACGACCGACGTAAAAAATTTCAAGGCATATCCTAGAGACAACACTAATGGAGATATTCACCAAATAATGATGCCCGTCTTCGTAATAAGCTTACTGcatatattgttttttttttacttgTTCTTGCGAGCTTTCTAAGAGCTTAtaaacttgatttgtatcaattTTGATTGAGTGCATAAGTAATACCGAGATTAGAATAAaacttttttttctaaaaaataagaACAGAATTATCATGAGACGACGAATTACATGTTTGGGTCAGGGACGAGAGATAGGGCCGGCGGCTCACTCAGCCAGCTCCATCGCGGGCTCGTGAGTGACTGTGACTCCGTAACTAATAAGCCCACTGGACACATTTGGTTTACCGACAAATGGACTACGTGAGGGCGCGCGCGCGAGCCTAGGCGGCAACATTTGCTAGGTTGGTCCGGTTTTGTTGCGTTGCGTACGTACGCGACCGCCAAACGGCAGCTGCAGCAGCTCAGTTGTTGGTGCACCAGCCTAACTGTTAGATACTCGGATCTGTGAGAGTGACGTGGCACTTGTTGGTTGCCATGGTTGGTAAACTACACCGAGCAAGCATACGAGCCTAGAGTCGAACAACAAATTCGGCATGTCACAGTCGGTAGGCACATTGGCAGCGAAAAACGTCGGCCGCCGGTCACGATTCACAGAATCATCACAAGTGACGAGCGAGACCCTTCAGCTGGACGCAATTGGTGCCAAAAGGATGCTGCAGAAAGAGGGGGAGAGAGGAGGGGCTAGGGCGCTAGGCAAGACCGTCTTCGAATTTTCTTAAGGAGCTATTACGGACCAAAAAGCAAGCTAAACTATTTGACATGTTGCCACTTACTGACTTACCATGATCAGCGATGCTAATTGTGGCCAGCATTTTTTTAAGGCGTTGAAACACGATATGATATGAGCGTCATCTCACCACGGCCCATGAAATGGATACGTGTCCCGGCTGGGACGTTAGCCGGGTGCAAATAATGCGCATCAGTTAGGTCATCAAACTACTACATAGTCATCCATTACTAAAATACCCAACAATATCGAGTTGTGACTGATTTCAGCTGATTTTATCTGATTCAATAGTATTTTATGAGAGAGAATAAGTCGAAACAGAAACTGAATCAGCCGAACAAGCTATACTGCAAAGGCAGTACAATGAACCGGGCCGGACCAAAGGCTCGTGGTATCGATTCCCGTCGGAACCCCTGCCGGGCCCTATGTGACGCGCGAATACACAGGTTATACGTGTGCGGCGAAGATGGCACGACGCAGTCCGGACGGATAATCTTGATTGCTCGCTTGCCGTAGGCGTCACAAAAAATATCTAGTACCCCCGGTCGGCACTCGATGGCGCCATGGCGGGAAGGCGTACAAAAAGAGTCGCAGGGGATGGACCACGCCCAGGACGAGGGACATCAGTGCTGGGAAATGGCGGGAGTTGGGGCACGTTGAGCCGCAGCCAACCCACCGTCGCTGCTGCTCGCCATGCACCGGGCATGACAGCGAGCCGAGACCCGCCGCGGCGGTGGTGGCCCTCCGTCCCAGCTCACCCAACACACCACCACCCCAGCCTTCCCTCCAGCGGCACGCACGAACGAACGACCCAACGTGCGGGCCACATGGTGACTTCGGCGCGACGCGGGTTTGCCTGCCCAGCGCGCACCCAACGCAGCCGGTCAGGTGCGTGCGTGCAGCCAACCTACCTTTCCAGCGATCACGACGCCACAACCCCAGGACCCTTAGCAGTAGCACACCACACCACCGTCGTGCGTGCCACCCAAACCGCCACTCGCCGGACAGAAGAAAGAAACGAAGCGGTGTGGCATGGCACGTGAAAATCGATCCAGACTACTAGTAGTAGAGTTTCCCGAGCACCCAGCAGTGCAGTGAGCCCTCTCAAAAGCAGCTATCCGTGGTACTCCTTAGAGTTTAAAATTGCCGGTGGGATACGGTGTTTGGAGCTGCGACCGAATAGTAAATTTCTGATATTACGTGTCTGACTCGGATAGCGTACTTAAAGGAcatgagatttatactggttcaaatAGAATGTTTTTACGTTCAGTTcgttgttgttgctcgtgttactgacactgaaagttcgtagtaggggttacaaacagtcgagagagggacgtgCTCCAAATCTCTGGTgagaggagtgaacgggtgccgagagctcggtcgctttccggctgtgtgcttgtgtgttttgATTGGTTCAGGGTTCGATGGGTTCCAGTCCCGtttatgggacgccctgctttcccctTTACGGTTCCAGGCCAAGGAAAAGtacgggttacagtggagggaaaagatgagaatgagaaggagaaaaagtcctccaggatcgtcaggcccttcttttccttcacgcgggtaccgccgaccctgtagacgtcaacagggacaggtccacgtcgcggccctgtctatcactggcgccatgcgcaggcgtcgtctcccggtcatggcgctccactccatcctggcggacgtcgtggtgaactgacacgcctgtcagtgctcgtacgagggttaggcagaacagcaccggtacaccagacgttgttcctgatgtgaatcctcagataTGGCCCGTCACGACCACGGGTTATATCGGGGCGTCCCGATCACCTCTCtcgtgtcagagctttgacccaggcccattcgcttggatctagagtggttggtggtggtatgggtcttcgtcgggcgagacggatacCCCAGCCTCGGGTctccgtcggacgagacggattCCCCAGAGGGCGGCCAAGGCGGAGTGCAAAGCCAAgggtcgaacgaggcggagcccgccctcagaggtcgggtaaggcggagcgcaaacccaagggtccgACGAGGCGGagccgcccccagaggtcggtcaaggcggagcccgcccccaaaggccgggcgaggcggagctagccctcagaggtcgggcgaggcagagcgcaaacccaaggatcggacgaggcggagcccatccccAGAGGTCGGCGCGAGGCGTAGCCCGCCCTCAGAGGCCGGACGAGACGGAGtcagccctcagaggtcaggcgaggcggagcccgcccccagaggctaGGCGAACGGACCTTGCGCACCTAAGGTTCGATGGGAGCTATAGTCACGCTATTAACTGTTCGAATAAATCAGTGTCTATGGTTAGtgtcgatggttattagtttctAGTATTAGGGTACCCTACTATTGATCGCTGACGGGTACCGTGCGGTTTACCCTAGCGGAAAAAGGGACAGGATCATGTAACAAGGCCCGAGGCAAGGGAAAGAGAGGGCTCTCCATCTCCATCGGTGGGAACCCGAGGCAAGCCGCTTTCTCTTGGAAACACGCCTTTCCCGGCGACCGATGGATGTGCAACGCACGGTAAAAACTCCAAACAAAAGACGGCGCACCAAGCGAGAACATAAAAAAAAAATAAGCGACCGCTTTGACGGTTTGACCGGGCCACCAATGCGACCAAGGTGCATGCAAGCAATCGCCAGCATGCACAACAGAACAAGGGGTAAAACCATCCACACTGAAGTTTTACCTCACACCACAGCGACACCGACAACAGGCGCAGGCGCCGAGTCGGCAGATACCCGGATGCGTACAAGCGCGGCTGCGGAGAGCTCGGCTCCGCGCTGCTCTCCGCCATCGGATGGGGCCAACGGCCGGAGCCACCCGTTCCCTGGCTCCAGCTAACCCGGCGCTGGAGCCAGGTTTGGGCGGGCGCGGCGCGCCCAACCAAAGGCGTCCTTCTCCGGGATCCAGCGAAGCGAGAAATTGGCAGCAGTGTGGGAGATGCAGATCCCATGACCCACACCGGCCAGATTCTGCGGCGGTTAGGCACCCGGACAAGCAAACGACCGCTGCTCTGCTCACCTCACATGCGTAATCATCAACCAACGGAGAATAGAAGGCGAGAAACGGACTTGATTAAGGCATGATGCGCCACCAGGTTAAGAAATGAAATTCCATATATTAATGTCCCACAATGCCATGGGGCAGGTAGTAAGTACACAAGAAATATATATAGATAATAATCAGCCCAACTTTGCTGCTGTTTACACTGCAACCAGCAGCTGCTAAGCAACTAACCACTTCACTCCTAATGACCCTTGTAACGAAAGTCATGGGACActtttactactactactacttgataGCACTGGTACAAGCGAAACACAAATAAAAATCCTTTGCTAACAAAGCAAACGCCCTTATTCATGGAGCCCACGGCAAGCTTCTTTTGCAAGTAAAAAAGTTGCAAAAAAGAGGTAAGAGAGGCCTTAGCTGGGTCTGTGCTGGACTGCTGGTAACACCCAAAGCAAGCAAGCCATTGATGGATGGGGAAATGACCTCTTATTTTCTTTTCATCTCCAAGATAAAACACCGCATCCAAAGCTTTCATTTCTCAATTCTCATCGTTCTTGCAAAGCAGGCTTCTTGTTCTTGCAGCAGCTAACACCTCTCTCAAACCACTTTTATTATTATTCTTCCCCCCGAACCACAACCACCAAACTGGGACGACGACATGGGTTTCTTCTTCGCTGCTCGTCCGTCCATCTCCACCGCTCTCCGCCCACACCAAAAAAACCAATATATCACCGGATCCAAAATGAACAGACCTaacactgatgctaacactactATTGCCTTCCTAACTCTGCTGCTAACACACTACCTAACAAAAGGTACTCGAACTAGCTTCTTTAATTATTATTAGGAATAACTGGAGTGACGACCACACGAAGGGTGTCGTCGGAATCTTGGTGCCCCCCCTTCGTCTTCTCCTCCAGCCGGCGACTCAACTCAAGAACTGTGGCACAGTGCCGGCGCGGCGGCGAGGGGTGCGGCAGCGCAGCGCTTCTGGCTCGCGAGCATGGCGTTGCTCCGAGTAATCAAGGCATCTGAAACGGCAGAGCTCAACATTAGCGATTACTTGCCGTTTGAACACAGAACAGAATCAAATCGAGTGACGAGATGGCTCACCGTGATCGAGAACGAAGCCGCCAGGGTAGCGAGGCTGGGCGCCGAGGTCTTCAAGGTTGAGGTTGAGAGCCTGGACGACGCGAGCGGGGACAAGAACCGTCGAACACCCTGCACGACGGGGACAGACAGCACCAAGTGACTTGAATGTCTAAACCAAGAACACCACCAGCTGAGGGATCCCCAGTTTTGAGCACGGAACGACCAGGCAAGGTGTTGTTACGACCGACGCACCTGTCTTCCTCTTCGGCTCCGCAGGGGCGCCGGCCGGCCTGGGGAGGAACACCCCAGTGCCGTTACGCTCGCGCTTGGCGCCAGGCGGGGTGAGGAACACGGCACGCATGCCCAAGGCAGGCGGCGCCGGCGCGTGCTGCTGCGGCTTCTGAAGCGGGGGCCACGCCGCCGGGTGCAGACCAAGCGGCGcgtcgcctccgccaccgccgcagccGACGGGCTTGGCAGAGGCGCCCTGGCGAGCGCTccacgccgcggcggcggcaagcTGCTGGCGCTCCCTCTGCAGCTTGAGCAGTTGctgttgcttcagcagatggaaCTGCAAAAACCAACGGGGGGAAGCGAACATAGAAGGATGCGTCAGGGCAACAACAGGAACAGAACAAAGCGGAACGATACAACCGAAGAATCTTGACGAGAAGACACGCGCACCTGAGCAGCCTGCATCTGGCGCTGCGAGACCAAGTGCGCGAACGGGGGGTAGTGCGCGCCGCCGGCAGGGACCTTTGCGGAGGGCGGAGCAATCGGCGGTAGCGAAGGCTTGCGCGCCGGCGGCGCGAAACCGCTTTGGTCGCCGTTGAAGGCGTAAGCGTTGTTGGCCGGAACCGGGATGCTGTTGGCGGCGCGCATGCGAGCAACCTGGCCGGCCGCCTCGTACAGGAGGTCCCAGGGGTCGGCCGGCTTCTGCTccagcggcgacgacggcggcgacgtGCCCTTGGACGCCCCGCCGTTGGGGCTCTCCTGCCCCGACTTGGGCAGTCCGCAGAGCGTGGACTGCGGCGACCCAACCGTCACCTCCGCCTGCGGCACAAGAACGCGCAATCAGAAATTCCGGCACGGACACGTACAACAAccatcagaaagagaaccaacaATCCCATGCATGCAAAGAAAGAAAACCAACCTTGGCAGCGGTAGGCAGCTTCCGCTCGCCGTCGTCGCCGAGGAGGCCCGCGAGGCGGCGCGAGAGCCCCGCCAGGCTGTCCTCCTCGTCGCTCTCACTCCTAGCAGCCACGGCCGCCTTCTCCTCCTCGGAGAAGAAGTCGTCGTCCAGGAACTCCTCCGGCAGCCAGAACTCCTCCCCGAGGTCCGAACACTCCGTCGTCGACATTTCCTCCACTCTCGAAACCGTCGTCGACGAAACCTCAAGTCCACCGCCGACCGACCGGTGGAGGAGCACAGGCACAGCGACCGGGACCTCGCGGACCAGACCAGCAGCGTGGGTTGCAGCTCCCTCTCCAAAGCAGAAAAGCGGCGGGTGGATGGATGGAGGAAGCCGCGTGCTTATCAGCGGAAAGAGGTGGAACGGCGAGATAGAGATGGGGGAGGAGGGAGGCGAATGGAATGTCGACGGACGACGACGAGGGGTATTAAAAACGGCGGAGGCCGTCGCCTGCTGGGCTCTACTCTTATAAAAGAGGACGCCGAGGAGAGAGAAAACAACAGGCAATGAATTAAATTAA harbors:
- the LOC136516637 gene encoding uncharacterized protein, which produces MSTTECSDLGEEFWLPEEFLDDDFFSEEEKAAVAARSESDEEDSLAGLSRRLAGLLGDDGERKLPTAAKAEVTVGSPQSTLCGLPKSGQESPNGGASKGTSPPSSPLEQKPADPWDLLYEAAGQVARMRAANSIPVPANNAYAFNGDQSGFAPPARKPSLPPIAPPSAKVPAGGAHYPPFAHLVSQRQMQAAQFHLLKQQQLLKLQRERQQLAAAAAWSARQGASAKPVGCGGGGGDAPLGLHPAAWPPLQKPQQHAPAPPALGMRAVFLTPPGAKRERNGTGVFLPRPAGAPAEPKRKTGCSTVLVPARVVQALNLNLEDLGAQPRYPGGFVLDHDALITRSNAMLASQKRCAAAPLAAAPALCHSS